A section of the Diabrotica virgifera virgifera chromosome 8, PGI_DIABVI_V3a genome encodes:
- the LOC126890530 gene encoding dnaJ homolog subfamily C member 2-like, with protein MGEARIAKSGICTAVALRYYFIYENVGAGEPELRFVQHPLIELEVDIPKEDKEEELTPETVDYEDDVEYLRSLDPKEWKSQDHYKVLGIPNIRYKATDDIIKTAYRKKVLKHHPDKRKALGEEIKTDDDYFTCITMAYETLGNISRRRAYDSVDPQFDNDLPCTSDIKKDFYKTFTYYFDLNSRWSEKTRVPKLGTENSTREEVEHFYSFWYDFKSWREYSYEDEEDKDKCQDRDERRYVDKLNKAERLRKKKEEMSRIRQLVDLSYSNDPRIAKFKQEDKEKKLAAKRAKQNAAQAKKEEEERILKEAQLAKEQAEAAERAKIEAKRQEREVQKKALKKERKILRDICKSNNYYADNDDQNLSYMTAIEGMCERLSLTELEDLNKNLKNNGKSAFVKAIKENEAYLQKERMDLLNSAKSKVNTENNTTAVVMVAPDWNEENVQLLVKAVNLFPAGTNQRWDVVSNFINQHGTFSQNSNKFNAKMVLSKAKDLQNTDFSKNNLKEVANKQAFDNFKKDKKSVLNITESDISKKLDEVNLNDSAKKPTTNGEAKPKADLPWTTGEQQLLEQALKTYPASTPERWDKISECIPNRSKKDCMKRYKDLVETIKAKKAAQAAVTK; from the exons ATGGGAGAAGCCAGAATTGCAAAAAGTGGTATTTGCACAGCAGTCGCACTTAGATATTACTTTATTTACGAAAATGTAGGCGCTGGAGAACCTGAACTACGCTTTGTGCAACATCCCTTAATCGAATTAGAAGTTGATATACCAAAAGAGGACAAAGAGGAAGAACTAACTCCAGAAACCGTGGACTATGAAGACGATGTTGAATACTTGAGAAGTTTAGACCCTAAAGAATGGAAGTCCCAAGACCATTACAAAGTCCTAGGTATCCCAAACATAAGATACAAAGCAACAGATGACATTATCAAAACGGCATACAGGAAGAAAGTCTTAAAGCATCATCCTGACAAACGTAAAGCTCTAGGGGAAGAAATCAAAACAGATGATGACTATTTTACCTGTATAACAATGGCTTATGAAACTCTAGGAAATATAAGTAGGAGAAGAGCGTATGATTCTGTCGATCCACAATTCGACAATGATCTACCTTGTACTAGTGATATAAAAAAAGACTTTTATAAAACGTTTACTTATTACTTTGACTTAAACTCCCGATGGTCTGAAAAAACACGGGTGCCCAAATTAGGAACTGAAAATTCGACAAGGGAAGAGGTGGAACACTTTTATTCATTTTGGTATGATTTTAAATCATGGAGGGAATATTCGTATGAAGACGAAGAGGATAAAGATAAATGTCAAGATCGTGATGAGAGAAG gtatGTGGATAAGTTAAACAAAGCTGAGAGgttaagaaagaaaaaagaagaaatgtCCAGAATACGCCAGTTAGTAGACTTATCCTATAGTAACGATCCTAGAATTGCGAAATTTAAACAAGAAGACAAGGAGAAGAAACTAGCAGCAAAAAGAGCCAAGCAAAATGCAGCACAGGCgaaaaaagaagaggaagagaGGATTCTAAAGGAAGCTCAGTTGGCGAAAGAACAAGCCGAAGCAGCTGAGAGAGCTAAAATCGAAGCAAAGAGACAAGAGAGAGAAGTACAAAAAAAGGCGctgaagaaagaaagaaaaattcTGAGAGATATTTGTAAATCGAATAATTATTATGCAGACAATGACGATCAGAACTTGTCTTATATGACAGCAATAGAAGGGATGTGTGAAAGGTTATCTTTAACTGAATTAGAAGATTtaaataagaatttaaaaaataatggaaaGTCCGCTTTTGTAAAAGCCATTAAAGAGAATGAAGCTTATTTACAAAAAGAAAGGATGGACTTACTAAATTCAGCTAAAAGTAAAGTTAACACTGAAAATAATACTACTGCTGTTGTTATGGTAGCACCTGATTGGAACGAAGAGAACGTCCAGTTACTAGTTAAAGCTGTTAATCTTTTCCCTGCAGGTACGAACCAAAGGTGGGATGTTGTGTCGAACTTTATCAACCAACATGGTACTTTCTCACAAAACAGCAACAAGTTCAACGCTAAAATGGTACTTTCTAAAGCAAAAGATCTTCAAAACACGGATTTCTCTAAAAACAATCTTAAGGAAGTTGCGAATAAGCAAGCGTTTGACAATTTCAAGAAGGACAAGAAAAGTGTTCTTAACATTACTGAATCTGATATATCTAAAAAATTAGACGAAGTCAATTTAAACGATAGTGCGAAAAAACCGACGACTAACGGAGAAGCGAAACCGAAGGCTGATCTGCCTTGGACGACCGGTGAGCAACAACTCTTAGAACAAGCTTTGAAAACCTATCCTGCTTCTACGCCAGAAAGATGGGATAAGATCTCAGAATGTATACCTAACAGATCGAAAAAGGACTGTATGAAGAGATATAAAGATTTAGTGGAAACAATTAAAGCGAAAAAGGCTGCACAGGCTGCTGTGACTAAATAA